One region of Juglans regia cultivar Chandler chromosome 4, Walnut 2.0, whole genome shotgun sequence genomic DNA includes:
- the LOC109018927 gene encoding protein LURP-one-related 10-like gives MAQPIPAPAAAQFANPLPIIGTQYCEPYPVDLSVVREDKFMSPGNFVVTATNESKNTVIFTGKRNLRTLDLDQRVLLDAAGKPIVTLRQKRMIMTSQQRWNVYRGKSKEPRDLIFTVNKGSVSMFQRKAKVHVFLANNTKEEVCDFMVQGSRAEKSCVVYTGDHTNIVAQMHKENTPRCCVLTGKEKYSVTVHPNVDHAFIVALIVILDDMNRPS, from the exons atgGCTCAGCCAATTCCAGCTCCAGCAGCCGCACAGTTTGCCAACCCTCTTCCCATCATCGGCACTCAGTACTGTGAACCTTACCCCGTTGATCTTTCGGTTGTCAGAGAAGACAAGTTCATGTCCCCTGGTAACTTTGTTGTCACAGCCACCAACGAATCCAAGAACACCGTCATTTTCACAGGGAAAAGAAATTTAAGGACCCTTGATCTTGATCAGCGTGTTCTGCTTGATGCTGCTGGAAAGCCTATTGTCACTCTTCGACAGAAG AGAATGATCATGACTTCACAACAAAGATGGAATGTGTACAGGGGCAAAAGCAAAGAGCCCAGGGATCTGATTTTTACTGTTAATAAGGGATCAGTTTCAATGTTTCAACGGAAGGCCAAGGTACATGTGTTCTTGGCAAATAACACAAAAGAAGAGGTATGCGACTTCATGGTTCAAGGGAGTAGGGCTGAAAAGTCTTGCGTCGTTTATACCGGAGATCATACCAATATAGTTGCCCAG ATGCATAAGGAGAACACCCCTCGATGCTGTGTTCTGACCGGAAAAGAGAAGTACTCGGTAACTGTTCATCCTAACGTCGATCATGCATTCATAGTCGCGCTTATTGTGATTCTAGACGACATGAACAGACCATCATGA